A single window of Mangifera indica cultivar Alphonso chromosome 18, CATAS_Mindica_2.1, whole genome shotgun sequence DNA harbors:
- the LOC123202358 gene encoding uncharacterized protein LOC123202358 isoform X2, which produces MNQGFWIAKGAGCLNDGEMAYDNSSRIDPKRSHQWFMDGPEAELFPNKKQAVGVPSNSLFTGLLNSNVPTWSHTSSFHSIPGHYSERLFDSPASRTVNFDDQKFTSVSEEKIDSGRKASEDIFGNDSSFGLSISQTLEDPQSGPSYSGIRKVKVSQVKESENIMAVSMGNTYDTVDNNTMSVAHAYKPDDSSISMGLAYNKGVGSIMSMGDTYVREDNIFISMGQPYNKGNDTMPMGQTYRETNDTIPIDHAFSKGDSNIISMGQTYNKVHENSISMGHLYNKGDESTLSMGHTYAKEENNSLSIGQSYNKGESTIISFGGYEDDDVNPSGKLLSSYEMLMGQSSVHGSEVLNQKNLAKSNTDTLVSSDHIAENNSRKKEDSKTSKKVPSNNFPSNVRSLLSTGMLDGVPVKYIAWSREELRGVIKGSGYQCSCQSCNYSKVINAYEFERHAGCKTKHPNNHIYFENGKTIYGIVQELRSTPQNMLFEVIQTITGSPINQKSFRLWKESFLAATRELQRIYGKDEGKQL; this is translated from the exons ATG AATCAAGGATTTTGGATAGCCAAGGGTGCTGGGTGTTTAAATGATGGTGAGATGGCTTATGATAATTCTTCTAGAATTGATCCAAAGCGTTCTCATCAGTGGTTCATGGATGGTCCAGAAGCTGAGCTTTTCCCCAACAAGAAACAGGCAGTTGGAGTTCCAAGCAACAGTTTGTTTACAGGATTGTTAAACTCAAATGTTCCTACATGGAGCCACACTTCCAGTTTTCACTCAATCCCAGGCCATTATAGTGAACGCTTGTTTGATTCTCCAGCATCCAGGACTGTCAATTTTGATGACCAAAAATTCACATCAgttagtgaagaaaaaattgattCTGGGAGAAAGGCTAGTGAAGATATATTTGGTAATGATTCTTCCTTTGGTTTATCTATCTCACAAACTCTGGAAGATCCTCAATCAGGTCCAAGTTATAGTGGGATCAGAAAAGTAAAGGTTAGCCAGGTTAAGGAATCTGAGAATATCATGGCTGTATCAATGGGAAATACATATGACACAGTGGATAACAATACCATGTCGGTGGCTCATGCATACAAGCCAGATGACAGTTCTATATCTATGGGTCTTGCTTATAACAAGGGGGTTGGTAGTATTATGTCTATGGGGGACACCTATGTCAGGGAAGATAACATTTTCATATCAATGGGACAGCCATACAACAAAGGCAATGATACCATGCCTATGGGCCAAACATATAGAGAGACCAATGATACCATACCAATAGATCATGCTTTCAGCAAGGGAGACAGCAATATTATTTCAATGGGTCAAACCTACAACAAGGTACATGAAAACTCCATATCAATGGGTCACCTTTATAACAAAGGTGATGAAAGTACCCTATCAATGGGTCATACCTATGCTAAGGAAGAGAACAATAGTTTATCAATTGGTCAGTCGTACAATAAAGGTGAGAGCACTATCATATCCTTTGGTGGATATGAGGATGATGATGTGAATCCCTCAGGAAAGCTTTTATCCAGTTATGAGATGTTGATGGGCCAATCTTCTGTCCATGGTTCAGAAGTATTGAATCAAAAAAATTTGGCTAAATCAAATACAGATACACTTGTATCTAGTGACCATATAGCTGAAAATAACTCAAGAAAGAAAGAGGACTCTAAAACATCTAAGAAAGTCCCTTCAAACAACTTCCCTTCAAATGTCAGAAGTTTGCTGTCGACTGGTATGCTGGATGGAGTTCCTGTAAAATATATTGCATGGTCTCGGGAG GAGCTTCGTGGAGTTATAAAAGGTTCAGGATATCAATGTAGCTGTCAGTCATGTAATTACTCTAAG GTTATCAATGCTTATGAATTTGAGCGACATGCTGGTTGCAAAACGAAACACCCAAATAATCACATATACTTTGAGAATGGGAAGACTATATATGGCATTGTCCAAGAACTAAGGAGCACTCCACAGAATATGTTGTTTGAAGTTATTCAGACAATAACCGGTTCACCCATCAACCAGAAGTCATTCCGTCTCTGGAAAG AATCTTTCCTAGCTGCAACTCGTGAACTTCAGCGTATATATGGAAAAGATGAGGGTAAACAATTGTAA
- the LOC123202358 gene encoding uncharacterized protein LOC123202358 isoform X1 yields the protein MNQGFWIAKGAGCLNDGEMAYDNSSRIDPKRSHQWFMDGPEAELFPNKKQAVGVPSNSLFTGLLNSNVPTWSHTSSFHSIPGHYSERLFDSPASRTVNFDDQKFTSVSEEKIDSGRKASEDIFGNDSSFGLSISQTLEDPQSGPSYSGIRKVKVSQVKESENIMAVSMGNTYDTVDNNTMSVAHAYKPDDSSISMGLAYNKGVGSIMSMGDTYVREDNIFISMGQPYNKGNDTMPMGQTYRETNDTIPIDHAFSKGDSNIISMGQTYNKVHENSISMGHLYNKGDESTLSMGHTYAKEENNSLSIGQSYNKGESTIISFGGYEDDDVNPSGKLLSSYEMLMGQSSVHGSEVLNQKNLAKSNTDTLVSSDHIAENNSRKKEDSKTSKKVPSNNFPSNVRSLLSTGMLDGVPVKYIAWSREKELRGVIKGSGYQCSCQSCNYSKVINAYEFERHAGCKTKHPNNHIYFENGKTIYGIVQELRSTPQNMLFEVIQTITGSPINQKSFRLWKESFLAATRELQRIYGKDEGKQL from the exons ATG AATCAAGGATTTTGGATAGCCAAGGGTGCTGGGTGTTTAAATGATGGTGAGATGGCTTATGATAATTCTTCTAGAATTGATCCAAAGCGTTCTCATCAGTGGTTCATGGATGGTCCAGAAGCTGAGCTTTTCCCCAACAAGAAACAGGCAGTTGGAGTTCCAAGCAACAGTTTGTTTACAGGATTGTTAAACTCAAATGTTCCTACATGGAGCCACACTTCCAGTTTTCACTCAATCCCAGGCCATTATAGTGAACGCTTGTTTGATTCTCCAGCATCCAGGACTGTCAATTTTGATGACCAAAAATTCACATCAgttagtgaagaaaaaattgattCTGGGAGAAAGGCTAGTGAAGATATATTTGGTAATGATTCTTCCTTTGGTTTATCTATCTCACAAACTCTGGAAGATCCTCAATCAGGTCCAAGTTATAGTGGGATCAGAAAAGTAAAGGTTAGCCAGGTTAAGGAATCTGAGAATATCATGGCTGTATCAATGGGAAATACATATGACACAGTGGATAACAATACCATGTCGGTGGCTCATGCATACAAGCCAGATGACAGTTCTATATCTATGGGTCTTGCTTATAACAAGGGGGTTGGTAGTATTATGTCTATGGGGGACACCTATGTCAGGGAAGATAACATTTTCATATCAATGGGACAGCCATACAACAAAGGCAATGATACCATGCCTATGGGCCAAACATATAGAGAGACCAATGATACCATACCAATAGATCATGCTTTCAGCAAGGGAGACAGCAATATTATTTCAATGGGTCAAACCTACAACAAGGTACATGAAAACTCCATATCAATGGGTCACCTTTATAACAAAGGTGATGAAAGTACCCTATCAATGGGTCATACCTATGCTAAGGAAGAGAACAATAGTTTATCAATTGGTCAGTCGTACAATAAAGGTGAGAGCACTATCATATCCTTTGGTGGATATGAGGATGATGATGTGAATCCCTCAGGAAAGCTTTTATCCAGTTATGAGATGTTGATGGGCCAATCTTCTGTCCATGGTTCAGAAGTATTGAATCAAAAAAATTTGGCTAAATCAAATACAGATACACTTGTATCTAGTGACCATATAGCTGAAAATAACTCAAGAAAGAAAGAGGACTCTAAAACATCTAAGAAAGTCCCTTCAAACAACTTCCCTTCAAATGTCAGAAGTTTGCTGTCGACTGGTATGCTGGATGGAGTTCCTGTAAAATATATTGCATGGTCTCGGGAG AAGGAGCTTCGTGGAGTTATAAAAGGTTCAGGATATCAATGTAGCTGTCAGTCATGTAATTACTCTAAG GTTATCAATGCTTATGAATTTGAGCGACATGCTGGTTGCAAAACGAAACACCCAAATAATCACATATACTTTGAGAATGGGAAGACTATATATGGCATTGTCCAAGAACTAAGGAGCACTCCACAGAATATGTTGTTTGAAGTTATTCAGACAATAACCGGTTCACCCATCAACCAGAAGTCATTCCGTCTCTGGAAAG AATCTTTCCTAGCTGCAACTCGTGAACTTCAGCGTATATATGGAAAAGATGAGGGTAAACAATTGTAA
- the LOC123201799 gene encoding WAT1-related protein At2g37460-like has translation MKSKLHNLFNRARPFIGVIFLQVGLAGMDVLSKAALNQGMSNYVLVVYRHAVATLVMTPFAAFLDKKIRPKMTLPIFTKLLLLGLLEPIIDQNLYYIGMKYTTATFAAAMYNILPAVTFLLAWVVRLERVNIKSIRSQAKIVGTAATVGGAMVMTLLKGPILDLFWTKAANQDKGSGGIAIHNLIKGALLITVGCFSWACFMILQAITLKTYPAELSLTAWICFLGTVEGSIVALVMERGKSSIWAIHWDTKLVAVLYSGIVCSGLAYYIQGIIMKDRGPVFVSAFSPLCMVIVAIVSSIVLAEQMYLGRVIGAIIVVAGLYLVVWGKSKDYASSSTSIDEKIPSAAEQVAADSNIEESSDHEAIIIDMCDQEIVTRK, from the exons ATGAAGAGCAAATTACACAATTTGTTTAACAGAGCAAGGCCATTCATCGGTGTCATATTTTTACAGGTCGGGTTAGCCGGAATGGACGTTCTATCTAAGGCGGCGTTGAACCAAGGCATGAGCAATTATGTGCTGGTTGTCTATCGCCATGCCGTTGCCACTCTTGTCATGACTCCTTTTGCTGCCTTTCTGGACAa GAAGATAAGGCCGAAGATGACACTGCCGATCTTTACTAAGTTACTGCTGCTGGGCTTATTGga GCCAATTATAGACCAAAACTTGTATTACATTGGAATGAAGTATACAACAGCAACATTTGCAGCTGCTATGTACAACATTCTTCCTGCTGTTACCTTCCTATTGGCTTGGGTTGTTAG GCTCGAGAGGGTAAATATTAAAAGTATCCGCAGCCAAGCTAAGATAGTCGGGACTGCAGCAACGGTTGGAGGAGCAATGGTGATGACCTTGTTGAAAGGTCCAATTCTGGATTTATTCTGGACAAAAGCTGCCAATCAGGATAAAGGAAGCGGTGGGATAGccattcataatttaataaaaggcGCCTTACTGATAACAGTTGGGTGCTTCAGCTGGGCTTGTTTCATGATTCTTCAG GCCATCACACTGAAAACATACCCAGCTGAGCTTTCTCTCACAGCATGGATATGCTTCTTGGGCACAGTTGAGGGCAGCATAGTGGCACTAGTAATGGAAAGGGGCAAATCTAGCATCTGGGCCATACACTGGGACACTAAATTAGTGGCAGTCCTCTACAGT GGAATTGTCTGCTCAGGACTGGCTTACTACATTCAAGGAATAATAATGAAGGACAGAGGACCTGTTTTTGTGTCTGCTTTTAGTCCCCTATGCATGGTTATTGTGGCAATCGTGAGCTCCATTGTTTTGGCAGAGCAAATGTACCTAGGAAG GGTTATTGGTGCCATTATCGTAGTTGCAGGTTTATACCTTGTAGTCTGGGGAAAAAGCAAGGATTACGCATCCTCATCAACATCAATTGATGAGAAGATACCATCAGCTGCAGAGCAAGTAGCAGCAGATAGTAACATTGAGGAAAGTTCTGATCATGAGGCCATCATAATTGACATGTGTGATCAAGAAATTGTAACTAGGAAATAA